One genomic region from Leptolyngbyaceae cyanobacterium JSC-12 encodes:
- a CDS encoding hypothetical protein (IMG reference gene:2510098081), giving the protein MSHDQTPSSERPPAPCIVDIGTVVNRHDIQRLLSDLGRVQYAHLHDGILTNQGEGYILEVFSDPHRATIVANRGLYLNVQSFDCLELGQTADEQPYFDLVQDTRTLRLIPLTNPLMEQHSHNLNAATLEAVVAEVLAAGWDVQIDDEEPFSL; this is encoded by the coding sequence ATGAGTCACGACCAAACCCCTAGCAGCGAGCGTCCTCCCGCCCCCTGCATCGTTGATATTGGTACAGTCGTTAATCGTCATGACATCCAAAGACTGTTGAGCGATTTAGGGCGTGTTCAATATGCTCACTTACATGATGGCATCCTGACAAATCAGGGAGAAGGCTATATCTTAGAAGTTTTTAGCGATCCCCATCGAGCAACCATCGTTGCAAATCGTGGACTATATCTCAATGTCCAAAGTTTTGACTGTTTGGAACTGGGGCAGACGGCGGATGAGCAGCCTTACTTTGATTTAGTTCAAGACACTCGGACTTTACGGTTGATTCCGTTGACAAATCCGTTAATGGAGCAGCATTCTCACAACCTCAATGCTGCAACGCTTGAAGCAGTCGTTGCAGAAGTATTAGCTGCAGGATGGGATGTGCAGATTGATGACGAAGAACCTTTCTCACTGTAA